One segment of Trichlorobacter ammonificans DNA contains the following:
- a CDS encoding ArsR/SmtB family transcription factor encodes MKPLYHPSINDITVEGLLHALSDPVRVQIYVEIARSECPRTCSNFLQLDNRTLPKSTLSQHFRILREAGLIRSERKGVEMHNTTRCQELKERFGTMLSAIIDAYRQQFERERTARPPALIPRPLRTAHL; translated from the coding sequence ATGAAACCGCTGTATCATCCATCAATTAACGACATTACGGTCGAAGGACTGCTTCACGCCCTCTCCGATCCGGTGCGGGTTCAGATTTACGTGGAGATCGCCCGCTCCGAATGCCCGAGAACCTGCTCGAACTTCCTTCAGCTGGATAACCGGACCCTGCCGAAATCGACCCTGTCCCAGCATTTCAGAATTCTGCGGGAGGCCGGCCTGATCCGCAGCGAGCGCAAGGGGGTTGAAATGCACAACACAACCCGCTGCCAGGAGCTGAAGGAGCGCTTCGGCACCATGCTCAGTGCCATCATCGACGCCTACCGGCAGCAGTTCGAGCGGGAACGGACCGCCCGCCCCCCCGCTCTGATTCCTCGTCCCCTCCGGACGGCTCACCTGTAA
- a CDS encoding AEC family transporter: MTSIHDALFPVLALILIGFAIRRSQFLPDPFWPAAEKLTYFLLMPAMLIHNLAGKQINDLPWRELVLTVGGAVVASAVLVTLWWLANRHMGGPAFTSLFQGAVRFNTFVALALAENLYGRDGLLLAALGAGCMIVLVNVLCVSVFSLAVSNGTGVSLRQLAVDLTRNPLILGCVIGVGVNLLGLKLPVSVDGLLALVGKAAFPVGLMAVGAAYRTGNLGLHWQPVAVSSAVQFLCKPLIAWHLAGTLGLSGMAAGAALLLFSVPTAPSAYILSRQMGGDHDSMATIITVQTCLAFVTLPVTIWLLR, encoded by the coding sequence ATGACAAGCATACATGACGCCCTGTTCCCCGTACTGGCCCTGATCCTGATCGGTTTCGCCATCCGGCGCAGCCAGTTCCTGCCCGATCCCTTCTGGCCCGCTGCCGAAAAACTCACCTACTTCCTGCTGATGCCGGCGATGCTGATCCACAACCTGGCGGGCAAGCAGATCAACGATCTCCCCTGGCGGGAACTGGTGCTGACCGTGGGCGGGGCGGTTGTGGCCAGTGCCGTGCTGGTGACGCTCTGGTGGCTGGCCAACCGGCACATGGGCGGCCCCGCCTTCACCTCGCTCTTCCAGGGGGCGGTCCGCTTCAACACCTTTGTGGCCCTGGCCCTGGCGGAGAACCTCTACGGCAGGGACGGCCTGCTGCTGGCGGCCCTGGGGGCCGGTTGCATGATCGTCCTGGTCAATGTGCTGTGCGTGTCGGTGTTTTCGCTGGCCGTCAGCAACGGCACCGGCGTCAGCCTGCGGCAACTGGCCGTTGATCTGACGCGAAACCCGCTCATCCTCGGCTGCGTGATCGGCGTGGGGGTGAACCTGCTGGGACTGAAACTGCCGGTGTCTGTCGATGGCCTGCTGGCGCTGGTGGGGAAGGCGGCCTTCCCGGTGGGGCTGATGGCGGTGGGTGCCGCCTACCGGACCGGCAACCTGGGGCTGCACTGGCAGCCGGTGGCGGTGAGCAGCGCGGTGCAGTTTCTCTGCAAGCCGCTGATCGCCTGGCACCTGGCCGGGACGTTGGGGTTGTCCGGCATGGCGGCCGGAGCGGCGCTTCTGCTCTTCAGTGTTCCCACCGCGCCGTCGGCCTATATCCTCTCCCGCCAGATGGGGGGCGACCACGACAGCATGGCCACCATCATTACCGTGCAGACCTGTCTCGCCTTCGTCACCCTGCCGGTTACCATCTGGCTGTTGCGCTGA
- a CDS encoding LysR family transcriptional regulator, with translation MSLRNLHILVAIAAQGSFAKAAEHLGLTQSAVSLQIKNLEEELGVPLFERSGRSPRLNASGRLVVERAEEILAIYDGIREELVPANGRIGGVLTLGVVPTVLTGPLPPVLGRLRKRYEHLQVRLVSGLSAELFRKVEDGELDAALTTEPPYAVPPRCEWSVYDEEPFFVAAPRGSETSTTDELFGRFPFVRFDKTAWAGAMVNSRLIAQGIQPRDVMEVDSLEATLSLVKQGLGIAVVPLNRKRLVQARKDFGLIGFGAPQLIRRMGMYQKQRHPRHALTEPVLEELRRECKCLIKY, from the coding sequence ATGTCCCTGCGTAACCTGCACATCCTTGTCGCCATTGCCGCTCAAGGCAGTTTTGCCAAGGCTGCCGAGCATCTGGGGCTGACCCAGTCCGCCGTCAGCCTGCAGATCAAGAATCTGGAAGAAGAGCTGGGTGTGCCGCTGTTCGAGCGGTCCGGCCGCAGCCCCCGGCTGAACGCCAGCGGCAGGCTGGTGGTGGAGCGGGCCGAGGAGATTCTGGCCATCTACGACGGCATCAGGGAGGAACTGGTTCCCGCCAATGGCCGGATCGGCGGGGTGCTGACCCTGGGGGTGGTGCCCACGGTGCTGACCGGTCCCCTTCCGCCGGTGCTGGGGCGGCTGCGGAAGCGCTACGAGCATCTGCAGGTGCGGCTCGTGTCCGGCCTGTCCGCCGAGCTGTTCCGCAAGGTGGAGGATGGCGAGCTGGATGCGGCCCTGACCACCGAACCGCCCTATGCCGTGCCGCCCCGCTGCGAATGGTCGGTCTATGATGAGGAGCCGTTCTTTGTGGCCGCGCCCAGGGGGAGCGAAACCAGTACGACGGACGAGCTGTTCGGCAGGTTTCCCTTTGTGCGCTTCGACAAGACCGCCTGGGCCGGGGCCATGGTGAACAGCCGCCTGATCGCCCAGGGAATCCAGCCCCGCGACGTGATGGAGGTGGATTCCCTGGAGGCGACCCTCAGTCTGGTGAAGCAGGGGCTGGGCATTGCCGTGGTGCCGCTGAACAGGAAGCGTCTGGTGCAGGCCCGGAAGGATTTCGGCCTGATCGGCTTCGGCGCGCCGCAGTTGATCCGGCGGATGGGGATGTACCAAAAGCAGCGCCATCCCCGCCATGCCTTGACGGAGCCGGTCCTGGAAGAGCTGCGCCGGGAGTGTAAATGCTTAATTAAATATTGA
- a CDS encoding mechanosensitive ion channel family protein: MATSDFSMQGQFDALSQAQGKVVELAVQFGPRLLVAVLVLAAGHYVGRWAGHMLDTVFIRLALDITIRQLLVRIVRMLVLILFLIMALQNLGVDLLPLIAGLGVAGAGIALAMQGVLSNLAAGLTIIFTRPYRVGEYISIAGEEGEVETITLFSTTLSHPDRSLVVIPNRKIAGEILHNYGTIRQVNLTVRVAYDTDLCQALAAVDEVLKANPRVRSEPAPFVQVAALAESSVAIGVRPWVNVSDYGAAISELNTVLLETFRNRGITIPVPRSEVRLLGNS, translated from the coding sequence ATGGCGACAAGCGATTTTTCCATGCAGGGACAGTTTGATGCGCTCAGTCAGGCGCAGGGCAAGGTGGTTGAGCTTGCCGTCCAGTTTGGTCCGCGATTGCTGGTAGCTGTGCTGGTGCTGGCAGCAGGCCACTATGTCGGGCGCTGGGCCGGACATATGCTGGACACCGTTTTCATCCGGCTCGCGCTGGACATCACCATTCGGCAGCTGCTGGTGCGCATTGTCCGCATGCTGGTGCTGATCCTCTTTCTGATCATGGCCCTGCAAAACCTGGGCGTCGATCTGCTGCCGCTGATCGCCGGTCTGGGAGTGGCGGGCGCAGGCATTGCGCTGGCCATGCAGGGCGTCCTGTCCAACCTGGCTGCGGGACTGACGATCATTTTCACCCGGCCGTACCGGGTGGGAGAATATATTTCCATTGCCGGCGAAGAAGGCGAAGTGGAAACCATCACGTTGTTCAGCACCACCCTGAGCCATCCCGACCGGTCGCTGGTGGTGATACCCAACCGGAAAATTGCCGGTGAAATACTGCACAACTACGGTACGATCCGGCAGGTCAATCTAACGGTGCGTGTTGCCTACGATACTGATCTCTGTCAGGCGCTTGCAGCAGTGGATGAGGTACTGAAAGCCAATCCACGCGTGCGCAGCGAGCCGGCACCGTTTGTCCAGGTGGCGGCACTGGCCGAATCTTCGGTCGCCATCGGCGTACGACCCTGGGTGAATGTGTCCGATTATGGGGCGGCCATCAGCGAGTTGAACACAGTGCTGCTGGAGACCTTCCGCAACCGCGGCATCACCATCCCGGTTCCCCGAAGCGAGGTCCGCCTGCTGGGGAACAGTTGA
- a CDS encoding nuclear transport factor 2 family protein has protein sequence MIDQAFAHIFANEWIEAWNSHDLERILAHYAADFEMSSPVIARIAGEPSGILRGREAVGAYWARALQLLPDLRFELISVLAGVNSITLCYHGAQGRLAAEVFHFGPDGKVVRGFAHYGV, from the coding sequence ATGATCGACCAGGCGTTTGCCCATATTTTTGCCAATGAATGGATCGAGGCATGGAACAGCCATGACCTGGAGCGGATCCTTGCCCATTACGCCGCCGACTTCGAGATGAGTTCACCGGTGATCGCCCGGATCGCCGGTGAACCTTCCGGCATCCTGCGGGGCAGAGAGGCGGTGGGGGCGTACTGGGCCAGGGCGCTGCAACTGTTGCCGGACCTCCGCTTCGAGCTGATCAGCGTGCTTGCCGGCGTCAACAGTATTACCCTCTGCTATCACGGGGCACAGGGCCGTCTTGCTGCCGAGGTATTTCATTTCGGTCCGGACGGCAAGGTTGTCAGGGGTTTTGCCCATTATGGGGTGTAA
- a CDS encoding cupin domain-containing protein codes for MADQRKNYSTEQVGPLETLLEKEFMGFHGKYFIGRELGLTGCEVSLNRLPAGKAMPFIHSHQKNEELYIVLRGSGMFYVDGDEFPVREGSLIRVAPEGERGWKAGDEDLYFICIQAEAGSLSQATLEDGVRRATRASWMQK; via the coding sequence ATGGCAGATCAGCGGAAGAACTACAGCACAGAGCAGGTCGGCCCCCTTGAAACACTGCTTGAAAAGGAGTTCATGGGGTTTCACGGCAAATACTTCATCGGCAGGGAGCTGGGCCTCACCGGCTGCGAAGTCTCCCTCAACCGCCTGCCGGCGGGCAAGGCGATGCCGTTCATTCACAGCCACCAGAAGAACGAGGAGCTGTACATCGTGCTGCGCGGCAGCGGCATGTTTTACGTTGATGGCGACGAATTTCCCGTTCGGGAGGGAAGCCTGATCCGGGTCGCCCCGGAAGGAGAGCGGGGCTGGAAGGCCGGGGATGAAGACCTGTACTTCATCTGTATTCAGGCCGAAGCCGGCAGCCTGAGCCAGGCCACCCTGGAGGATGGTGTCAGGCGCGCCACCAGGGCTAGCTGGATGCAAAAGTAG
- a CDS encoding flavodoxin family protein — protein MKIVSLLGSPRTNGNSATIAGHLLKSAESLGAETTAFELNRLTYRGCQACYACKKGSDECVLNDDLREVLEAVQAADAVVLASPVYYGDVTAQLKGFIDRTYSFLVPDYMTNPQPSRLSPKKLVVVLVQGHPDEALFADIFPRYEQFLKWMGFHEISLIRVCGIGPGTVDAVPEHALRQAEETAKALLA, from the coding sequence ATGAAGATCGTCAGCCTGCTGGGAAGCCCCAGAACAAACGGAAACAGCGCCACCATTGCCGGGCACCTGCTGAAGAGCGCCGAGAGTCTTGGCGCCGAGACAACCGCCTTTGAGCTGAACCGCCTCACCTATCGTGGTTGCCAGGCCTGCTACGCCTGCAAGAAGGGCAGCGACGAGTGCGTGCTGAACGACGACCTGCGCGAGGTGCTGGAGGCGGTGCAGGCCGCCGATGCGGTGGTGCTGGCCTCGCCGGTCTATTACGGCGATGTCACCGCGCAGTTGAAAGGGTTCATCGACCGCACCTATTCCTTTCTGGTGCCGGACTACATGACGAATCCGCAGCCAAGCCGCCTTTCGCCCAAGAAGCTGGTCGTGGTGCTGGTGCAGGGGCATCCGGATGAAGCGCTGTTTGCCGATATTTTCCCCCGCTACGAGCAGTTTTTGAAATGGATGGGCTTTCACGAGATCAGCCTGATCCGCGTTTGCGGCATCGGTCCCGGCACGGTCGATGCGGTGCCGGAACATGCCCTGCGGCAGGCTGAGGAAACGGCAAAGGCGTTGCTGGCATAA
- a CDS encoding flavin reductase family protein, whose product MKQSVGAKTMAMPTPVWLVGTYDADNKPNIMTIAWGGICCSTPPCVTVSLRKATHSYAAIEARKAFTVSIPSQAQVAAADFAGIVSGRDIDKFAACNWTPVKSELVDAPYVSEAPLVIECRLLHTLEIGLHTQFVGEIVDIKADESVIGDKGYPDITKVQPFVWDSCHRRYFGLGAYLGTAWEIGKTITAKES is encoded by the coding sequence ATGAAACAATCAGTGGGAGCAAAGACCATGGCCATGCCGACGCCGGTCTGGCTGGTGGGAACCTATGACGCCGACAACAAGCCCAACATCATGACCATTGCTTGGGGAGGCATCTGCTGCTCAACCCCGCCCTGCGTCACCGTGTCGCTGCGCAAGGCCACCCACAGCTATGCCGCCATTGAGGCCCGCAAGGCCTTTACCGTCAGCATTCCTTCGCAGGCCCAGGTGGCCGCGGCCGATTTTGCCGGGATCGTGTCCGGCCGCGATATCGACAAGTTTGCCGCCTGCAACTGGACCCCGGTGAAAAGCGAGCTGGTGGACGCCCCCTACGTGAGCGAGGCGCCGCTGGTGATCGAGTGCCGCCTGCTGCACACCCTGGAGATCGGCCTGCACACCCAGTTCGTGGGGGAGATCGTGGATATCAAGGCCGATGAGTCGGTGATCGGCGACAAGGGCTACCCGGACATCACCAAGGTGCAGCCCTTTGTCTGGGACTCCTGCCATCGCCGCTATTTCGGCCTGGGGGCGTATCTGGGCACCGCCTGGGAGATCGGCAAGACCATTACCGCGAAGGAGTCGTAA
- a CDS encoding TetR/AcrR family transcriptional regulator: MEKKDTRSEIIRIGTELISRQGYTATGIDLVLKEAGVPKGSFYHYFKSKEEFGLAVIELSADYYGQRILALLQDRALSPLGRIRRLLDGSLERLSQEQCSKGCLIGNLGQEMADQNERFRARLDEVFADWKQMLAGCLREARACDELAADVDVDALASFILSGWEGAILRAKVMKSAQPLQDFIQVLFSATLR, encoded by the coding sequence ATGGAAAAGAAAGACACCCGCAGCGAGATTATCAGGATCGGCACCGAGCTGATCTCCCGCCAGGGCTACACCGCCACCGGCATCGACCTGGTGCTGAAGGAGGCCGGTGTGCCCAAGGGATCGTTCTATCACTATTTCAAAAGCAAGGAGGAGTTCGGCCTGGCGGTGATCGAGCTGTCCGCCGACTATTATGGCCAGCGCATTCTGGCGCTGTTGCAGGATAGGGCACTCTCCCCCCTGGGCCGCATCCGCAGGCTCCTGGATGGTTCGCTTGAGCGTCTCAGCCAGGAACAGTGCAGCAAGGGCTGTCTGATCGGCAACCTGGGCCAGGAGATGGCCGACCAGAATGAACGTTTCCGCGCCCGGCTGGACGAGGTGTTTGCCGACTGGAAACAGATGCTTGCCGGTTGTCTGCGGGAGGCGCGGGCGTGCGACGAGCTGGCTGCTGACGTTGATGTTGACGCGCTGGCCTCCTTCATCCTTTCCGGTTGGGAAGGGGCGATCCTGCGGGCCAAGGTGATGAAATCGGCGCAGCCGCTGCAGGATTTCATCCAGGTGCTCTTCAGCGCAACACTCCGGTAA
- a CDS encoding alanine/glycine:cation symporter family protein, with protein sequence MQTLEQLVATLSGWVWGPPMLFLLVGTGLYLTVILRGMQFRALPHALRLIWHKEHAGDGDISHFAALMTALAATVGIGNIVGVATAISLGGPGAVFWMWMTGLVGMATKYAEAVLAVKYREKGPHGMRGGPMYYLARGANLPVLGWLFALFTALATFGIGNMTQANAVASIFKATFNVEPWVTGVVLMLFSGLAILGGIKSIAKTTSVMVPFMIFGYVTGGLVVLAMNAAEIPHAFSLILTHAFSPIAATGGFAGAAVAAAMRFGVARGVFSNESGMGSAPIAAAAARTGDPVKQALVSMTQTFIDTLVVCTMTALVILTHTAWTEGVPAGQLTSVSFGASLGPAGVLLVALATALFAASTLIGWNYYGEKAIEYLVGPKAIKPYRVVFVCVVLVGAMMKLEFVWNFSDLMNGMMIIPNAIGLLLLSRVVREETKRYFKW encoded by the coding sequence ATGCAGACACTCGAACAGCTTGTTGCAACCCTGTCCGGCTGGGTCTGGGGCCCGCCCATGCTCTTCCTGCTGGTGGGCACCGGCCTCTACCTGACCGTCATCCTGCGGGGGATGCAGTTCCGGGCGCTTCCCCACGCCCTTCGCCTGATCTGGCACAAGGAACATGCCGGTGACGGCGACATCAGCCACTTTGCCGCACTGATGACCGCCCTGGCGGCAACCGTGGGCATCGGCAACATCGTCGGCGTGGCCACCGCCATCTCCCTGGGCGGCCCCGGCGCGGTCTTCTGGATGTGGATGACCGGACTGGTGGGAATGGCCACCAAGTACGCCGAGGCGGTGCTGGCGGTGAAGTACCGTGAAAAAGGGCCCCACGGCATGCGCGGCGGCCCGATGTACTACCTGGCCAGGGGGGCCAATCTGCCGGTGCTGGGCTGGCTGTTCGCCCTGTTTACCGCCCTGGCCACCTTCGGCATCGGCAACATGACCCAGGCCAATGCCGTGGCCTCCATCTTCAAGGCAACCTTCAACGTCGAACCCTGGGTCACCGGAGTGGTGCTGATGCTGTTCAGCGGACTGGCGATTCTGGGCGGCATCAAATCGATTGCCAAAACCACCTCCGTCATGGTGCCGTTCATGATCTTCGGCTATGTTACCGGCGGACTTGTGGTACTGGCGATGAATGCCGCCGAGATCCCCCACGCCTTTTCCCTGATCTTAACCCACGCCTTCTCGCCGATTGCCGCCACCGGCGGTTTCGCCGGCGCCGCCGTGGCAGCGGCGATGCGCTTCGGTGTCGCCCGCGGCGTCTTCTCCAACGAATCCGGCATGGGGTCGGCCCCCATCGCGGCGGCAGCGGCCCGCACCGGCGACCCGGTCAAGCAGGCCCTGGTCAGCATGACCCAGACCTTTATCGACACCCTGGTGGTCTGCACCATGACCGCCCTGGTGATCCTGACCCACACAGCCTGGACGGAGGGGGTTCCCGCCGGGCAGCTGACCAGCGTCAGCTTCGGCGCCAGCCTGGGACCTGCCGGCGTGCTGCTGGTGGCGCTGGCAACGGCCCTGTTTGCCGCCTCAACCCTGATCGGCTGGAACTACTACGGCGAGAAGGCGATTGAGTACCTTGTCGGACCAAAGGCGATCAAGCCCTACCGGGTGGTCTTTGTCTGCGTGGTGCTGGTGGGGGCGATGATGAAGCTGGAGTTTGTCTGGAACTTCTCGGACCTGATGAACGGCATGATGATCATCCCCAATGCCATCGGCCTGCTGCTGCTTTCAAGGGTGGTGCGGGAGGAGACGAAGCGCTACTTCAAGTGGTGA
- a CDS encoding GSU3529 family protein, which yields MDVFEQLRRVTEQAQAENDLPDVLAARLFRIVERPELFDRYRGEIADLAGQVEQYDTYAQTGYMGMGVNNVILDGAIRRMEEKASLPP from the coding sequence ATGGATGTTTTCGAGCAGTTGCGCCGGGTAACTGAACAGGCCCAGGCGGAAAACGACCTGCCCGACGTTCTGGCGGCGCGACTTTTCAGGATCGTCGAGCGGCCCGAGCTGTTCGACCGGTACCGTGGGGAGATCGCCGACCTGGCCGGCCAGGTGGAGCAGTACGACACCTACGCCCAGACCGGCTATATGGGAATGGGGGTCAACAATGTAATTCTGGACGGAGCGATCCGGCGTATGGAGGAAAAAGCGAGCCTGCCCCCGTAA
- a CDS encoding GSU3529 family protein codes for MDRYDELKQAVTEQYEEGELPKWLADPVFEVVANRERYQGKEYLIELLTAQLREYDVYAEAGCCKWAYDHEDIKRTLRWLHDQ; via the coding sequence ATGGATAGGTACGATGAACTGAAGCAGGCGGTGACGGAACAGTATGAGGAGGGGGAGCTGCCCAAATGGCTGGCCGACCCGGTGTTCGAGGTGGTGGCGAACCGGGAGCGGTATCAGGGGAAAGAGTACCTGATCGAACTCTTGACCGCCCAGTTGCGGGAGTACGACGTCTACGCCGAGGCCGGCTGCTGCAAATGGGCCTACGACCATGAGGATATCAAGCGGACGTTGCGCTGGCTGCACGACCAGTAA
- a CDS encoding cysteine desulfurase family protein, with protein sequence MAVYLDCNATTPLEPAVLALVTRFMERDYGNAASPIHDFGEFARMAVEHARGQIAELVAARRDEIIFTSGATEANNLALLGLVRHGLATGRCHIIATAIEHKAVLEPLAEMERLGFAVELLPVDESGRLEPRRLADALRPDTLLVSTMQVNNETGVSQPIAELSAILKDHQAFWHADAAQGFGKELEPLRNPRLDLISVSGHKMYGPKGIGVLIARKRGDAFPPLHPLMFGGGQEQGLRPGTLPVPLIAGLGEAAKLALRNHQERAECCRAFRQRLLAALAPLGPVLNGDQQQVLPHTVNLSLPGIPSDRAITALKRLIAVSSTSACTSHTRTPSHVLAAMGLEEQRIETSIRLSWCHMTPEPDWDKVVATLQYLRRS encoded by the coding sequence ATGGCCGTCTATCTCGACTGCAACGCCACCACGCCGCTGGAACCGGCGGTGCTGGCGCTGGTGACCCGCTTTATGGAGCGGGATTACGGCAATGCCGCCAGCCCGATCCATGACTTCGGCGAGTTTGCCCGCATGGCGGTGGAGCATGCCCGCGGCCAGATCGCCGAGCTGGTGGCGGCGCGACGGGACGAGATCATCTTCACCAGCGGCGCCACCGAGGCCAACAACCTGGCCCTGCTGGGGCTGGTGCGGCACGGCCTGGCCACGGGGCGGTGCCACATTATTGCAACGGCCATTGAACACAAGGCGGTGCTGGAACCGCTGGCCGAGATGGAGCGGCTGGGGTTTGCGGTGGAACTGTTGCCGGTGGATGAATCAGGGCGGCTGGAGCCCCGGCGGCTGGCCGACGCCCTGCGGCCCGATACGTTGCTGGTTTCCACCATGCAGGTGAACAACGAGACCGGCGTCAGCCAGCCGATTGCGGAGCTGTCCGCCATACTGAAGGATCATCAGGCGTTCTGGCATGCGGATGCAGCCCAGGGGTTCGGCAAGGAGCTCGAGCCGCTGCGGAACCCGCGCCTTGACCTGATCAGCGTCAGCGGCCACAAGATGTATGGTCCCAAGGGGATCGGCGTGTTGATCGCCCGCAAGCGCGGTGACGCGTTCCCTCCGCTGCACCCGTTGATGTTCGGCGGCGGCCAGGAACAGGGCTTGCGTCCCGGTACCCTGCCGGTCCCCCTGATCGCCGGGCTGGGGGAGGCGGCCAAGCTGGCCCTGCGCAATCACCAAGAACGGGCCGAGTGCTGTCGCGCTTTCCGGCAGCGGCTGCTGGCGGCCCTGGCGCCGCTTGGGCCGGTGCTGAACGGCGACCAGCAGCAGGTACTGCCCCATACGGTCAATCTCTCCTTGCCGGGTATCCCGTCCGACCGGGCCATTACGGCCCTGAAACGGTTGATTGCCGTCTCCAGCACCTCGGCCTGCACCTCCCATACCCGTACCCCCAGCCATGTGCTGGCTGCCATGGGGCTTGAGGAACAGCGGATCGAGACCTCCATCCGCCTGTCCTGGTGTCATATGACGCCGGAGCCGGACTGGGACAAGGTGGTGGCGACATTGCAGTACCTGCGCAGAAGCTGA
- a CDS encoding LysR family transcriptional regulator, producing MDLRQLRFFLEVARAENFTRAAEKLHLAQPALSIAIRKLEEELEVALFNRRDRKITLTAEGEALARHARIIEQQVSEARQELDELRGLLRGEVRLGLSPMLSSFFFPQIVALFKRRYPALQLSINGDSARNIQRKIASGALDMGVIAGTVPEGLDSHLLVRDEVVACVHRSHPLAARKKAPLRELLAEPLIHFTEGYHLRELIEERAARDGITPAVVAESNLFSLARSLVREELGLAFFPRMVVAHDTGMAAISCDQPLFLDLAIAWKKNAALSRANREFVDFVIQEVDDYYLLAQAAGTFPLP from the coding sequence ATGGATCTACGGCAGTTGCGATTTTTTCTGGAGGTGGCGCGGGCAGAGAACTTCACCAGGGCGGCGGAGAAGTTGCACCTTGCCCAGCCGGCTCTCAGCATTGCCATCCGCAAGCTGGAGGAGGAGCTGGAGGTGGCGCTCTTCAACCGGCGGGACCGGAAGATTACGCTGACCGCCGAGGGGGAGGCGCTGGCGCGCCATGCGCGGATCATCGAGCAGCAGGTGAGCGAGGCGCGGCAGGAGCTGGATGAGCTGCGGGGGCTGCTGCGGGGTGAAGTACGATTGGGTCTGTCGCCGATGCTGAGCAGCTTTTTCTTCCCGCAGATCGTGGCGTTGTTCAAGCGACGCTACCCGGCGCTGCAACTCTCGATCAACGGTGACAGCGCCCGGAACATCCAGCGCAAGATCGCTTCCGGCGCCCTGGACATGGGAGTCATTGCCGGCACGGTGCCGGAGGGACTGGATTCCCACCTGCTGGTGCGGGACGAGGTGGTGGCCTGCGTTCACCGCAGCCACCCGTTGGCCGCTCGAAAGAAGGCCCCGCTGCGCGAACTGCTGGCAGAGCCGCTGATTCATTTTACCGAGGGGTACCACCTGCGGGAGCTGATCGAGGAGCGGGCGGCGCGGGACGGGATCACCCCCGCAGTCGTGGCGGAATCAAACCTGTTTTCCCTGGCCCGCAGCCTGGTCAGGGAAGAGCTGGGCCTTGCTTTTTTCCCCAGAATGGTCGTGGCCCACGACACCGGAATGGCGGCCATCTCCTGCGATCAGCCCCTGTTCCTGGACCTGGCCATCGCCTGGAAGAAGAATGCCGCTCTCTCCCGGGCCAACCGGGAATTTGTCGACTTCGTCATTCAGGAGGTGGACGACTACTACCTGCTGGCCCAGGCCGCCGGCACCTTTCCGCTCCCCTGA
- a CDS encoding LOG family protein, translating into MKSICVYCGSNTGARESYRQAAEELGAELARRGITLVYGGGNIGLMGVVADAALAAGGRVIGIIPRALMDKEVGHTGLTELRVVASMHERKSLMAELSDAFIALPGGFGTLEELCEVATWTQLGFHRKPCGLLNVDGFYDGLLSFLDHATAERFVRPEHRGVVLTCRQPAELIDRLATFELPILRKWIDEDQR; encoded by the coding sequence ATGAAGAGTATCTGCGTGTACTGCGGTTCCAATACCGGAGCACGGGAAAGCTATCGCCAGGCGGCAGAGGAGCTGGGAGCCGAACTGGCCCGGCGCGGCATCACCCTGGTGTACGGCGGCGGCAATATCGGGCTGATGGGGGTGGTGGCCGACGCGGCCCTTGCGGCCGGGGGGCGGGTGATCGGCATCATCCCCCGGGCGTTGATGGACAAGGAGGTGGGGCATACCGGGCTGACCGAACTGCGGGTGGTGGCGTCGATGCATGAGCGGAAATCGTTGATGGCCGAACTGTCGGACGCTTTCATCGCCCTGCCGGGGGGCTTCGGCACCCTCGAAGAGCTCTGCGAGGTGGCCACCTGGACCCAGTTGGGCTTCCACCGCAAACCCTGCGGACTGCTGAACGTGGACGGCTTTTACGACGGTCTGCTTTCCTTTCTGGATCATGCCACCGCGGAGCGGTTCGTCCGCCCCGAGCACCGCGGCGTCGTGCTGACCTGCCGGCAGCCGGCGGAGCTGATCGACCGGCTGGCCACCTTCGAACTGCCGATCCTGCGCAAGTGGATTGACGAGGACCAGCGTTAA